The Ensifer adhaerens genome contains a region encoding:
- the glgA gene encoding glycogen synthase GlgA produces MNVLSVASEVYPLIKTGGLADVVGALPAALLPHGVKTRTLVPGYPAVLQKLKKKKKVGSFENLFGNPATVLAAEIDGLDLLVLDLPELYARDGGPYVDATGRDYVDNFRRFAALSLAAAEIAGGDVVSGWKPDIVHAHDWQTALTPVYMHFGPAAATPTVMTIHNIAFQGQFGALVFPELALPAEAFSMQFVEYYGDVGFLKGGLQTADAITTVSPSYAQEILTPEFGMGLEGLLKSRVADLSGIVNGIDADIWDPQTDPHIAQHFSATSLKQRAANRRALEERFGLEKGNGPIFCVVSRLTWQKGMDLVAEIADELVAMGGKLVVLGSGDAALEGALLAAASRHRGHIGMVTGYNEPLSHLMQAGSDAILIPSRFEPCGLTQLYGLRYGCVPVVARTGGLADTIIDANEAGLAAKVATGFQFTPVNADGLRLAIRRVLRAYSEPKVWSKIQTQGMKSDVSWATSAERYVSLYSGLLGKG; encoded by the coding sequence ATGAACGTCCTGTCCGTTGCGTCCGAAGTCTATCCGCTGATCAAGACCGGGGGGCTCGCCGATGTCGTCGGCGCGCTTCCGGCAGCGCTTTTGCCGCACGGCGTCAAGACCCGCACGCTGGTGCCCGGCTATCCGGCCGTGCTGCAGAAGCTGAAGAAGAAAAAGAAGGTCGGCAGTTTCGAAAACCTGTTCGGCAATCCGGCGACAGTTCTCGCCGCCGAAATCGACGGGCTCGATCTGCTGGTCCTCGACCTGCCTGAACTCTACGCTCGAGACGGCGGCCCCTATGTCGATGCCACCGGCCGCGACTACGTCGACAATTTCCGCCGCTTTGCCGCACTCTCGCTTGCGGCGGCCGAAATTGCCGGCGGCGATGTCGTCTCGGGCTGGAAACCCGATATCGTTCACGCCCATGACTGGCAGACGGCGCTGACGCCGGTCTACATGCATTTCGGCCCGGCGGCCGCAACGCCGACGGTGATGACGATCCACAACATCGCCTTCCAGGGCCAGTTCGGCGCCTTAGTCTTCCCCGAGCTTGCCCTTCCCGCCGAAGCCTTCTCGATGCAGTTCGTCGAATATTACGGCGACGTCGGCTTCCTGAAGGGCGGCCTGCAGACCGCCGACGCCATTACCACCGTCAGCCCCTCCTATGCGCAGGAAATCCTGACGCCCGAATTCGGCATGGGCCTCGAAGGCCTGTTGAAGAGCCGCGTCGCCGACCTCTCTGGCATCGTCAACGGCATCGACGCCGACATCTGGGATCCGCAGACCGACCCGCACATCGCCCAGCATTTCAGCGCAACGAGCCTGAAGCAGCGCGCGGCCAACCGGCGTGCGCTCGAGGAACGCTTCGGCCTTGAAAAAGGCAACGGCCCGATCTTCTGCGTTGTCAGCCGGCTCACCTGGCAGAAGGGCATGGATCTGGTCGCCGAGATCGCCGACGAGCTCGTCGCCATGGGCGGCAAGCTCGTGGTGCTCGGCTCCGGCGACGCGGCGCTCGAAGGCGCGCTGCTCGCCGCTGCCTCCCGCCATCGCGGCCATATCGGCATGGTCACCGGCTACAACGAGCCGCTGTCGCATCTGATGCAGGCGGGCTCCGACGCCATCCTCATTCCGTCGCGCTTCGAGCCCTGCGGGCTTACCCAGCTCTATGGCCTGCGCTACGGCTGCGTGCCGGTCGTCGCCCGCACCGGCGGCCTTGCCGATACCATCATCGACGCCAACGAGGCCGGGCTTGCGGCCAAGGTCGCGACCGGCTTCCAGTTCACGCCTGTCAATGCCGATGGGTTGCGGCTTGCGATCCGGCGGGTGCTGCGTGCATACAGCGAGCCCAAAGTCTGGTCGAAAATTCAGACCCAGGGCATGAAATCGGACGTTTCCTGGGCCACAAGTGCCGAGCGTTACGTCTCTCTTTATTCCGGACTTCTCGGGAAAGGTTAA
- the soxG gene encoding sarcosine oxidase subunit gamma family protein: MADQVTASRKAALTARGGSAEAILTPAPAATRISLRAGADALPALSAALGVTLPTRPKTSASSGQRHALWIGPDEWLVIDESQADLMAAAASSGTLHSAVDISHRNVAVIVSGPGADVAINSGCPQDLSLAIFPVGGCSRTILGKAEIILFRTAEDQFRVECWRSFSPFVFGLLSEGAADAGH; encoded by the coding sequence ATGGCTGACCAGGTTACTGCAAGCCGCAAGGCGGCACTCACCGCGCGCGGGGGCTCGGCCGAGGCGATCCTGACGCCTGCACCGGCAGCAACGCGCATTTCGCTGCGCGCCGGCGCCGACGCACTGCCGGCCCTTTCGGCCGCACTTGGCGTGACGCTGCCGACCCGGCCGAAGACCTCGGCTTCTTCCGGCCAGCGCCATGCGCTGTGGATCGGCCCGGACGAGTGGCTGGTCATCGATGAGAGCCAAGCCGACCTGATGGCGGCAGCGGCCTCAAGCGGCACGCTGCATTCGGCGGTCGACATTTCGCATCGCAACGTCGCCGTCATTGTCAGCGGTCCGGGCGCCGACGTGGCTATCAACAGCGGCTGCCCGCAGGATCTGTCGCTGGCGATCTTCCCGGTAGGTGGCTGCTCGCGCACGATCCTCGGCAAGGCGGAGATCATCCTCTTCCGCACAGCTGAGGATCAGTTCCGGGTCGAGTGCTGGCGGTCGTTCTCGCCCTTCGTCTTCGGACTGCTTTCCGAGGGCGCTGCTGACGCCGGCCACTAA
- the nudI gene encoding nucleoside triphosphatase NudI, which produces MRQRIIVCPLIQNRGAYLLCKMPPDRGVFPGQWALSGGGLEPGERLDEGLRREIREELGDRLEIGTIKPWTFRDDIRTKSYADGSTEQLHMIYLIFDCEAENREVSLNDEFVEHAWVEPEHLQDYDLNDATKRTLLEKGILLARQ; this is translated from the coding sequence TTGCGCCAGCGTATCATCGTCTGCCCGCTCATTCAGAACAGGGGCGCCTACCTGCTCTGCAAGATGCCGCCCGATCGCGGCGTGTTTCCCGGGCAATGGGCGCTTTCGGGTGGCGGCCTCGAGCCGGGCGAACGTCTCGATGAGGGCCTGCGCCGTGAAATCCGGGAAGAGCTTGGAGACCGTCTGGAGATCGGAACGATCAAGCCCTGGACCTTCCGGGACGACATCCGGACAAAGTCCTATGCCGACGGCTCAACCGAGCAGCTTCATATGATCTATCTGATCTTTGACTGTGAGGCCGAAAATCGCGAGGTCAGCCTCAACGACGAGTTCGTCGAACATGCCTGGGTCGAACCCGAGCACCTTCAGGATTACGACCTGAACGACGCGACGAAGCGCACGCTCCTCGAAAAAGGTATCTTGCTCGCTCGGCAATGA
- the glgX gene encoding glycogen debranching protein GlgX, translating to MPTKGNPPLGATITSEGTVFSVWSHNAARIDLCLFDKSGAKQLRQLPMTRNGDIHSLKVADAPKGTRYGFRADGVYSPDHGLWFDPSKLLVDPYAIELDRPFGHDPRLTIFGEDTADLVPKAIVTEVKAAKVKAPLFRSGGLVYEIAVKPFTILHPDVPKAKRGTVAALAEPAIIEHLKRLGVSAIELMPIVAWIDERHLPPLGLKNGWGYNPIAPMALDPRLVPGGIKELRKTVEALRKAGIGVILDLVFNHSGESDCFGTTLSMRGLDNLTYYRHATDRPGELINDTGCGNTIACDNPVVEALILDSLRHFVSAAGVDGFRFDLASILGRDMGGFHRDAPLFQAIAADPLLADRVLIAEPWDIGPGGYQLGNFPAPFLEWNDRARDDLRIYWRGDRHSIGALATALAGSSGSFARWGESGTRTVNFIAAHDGFTLADLVSYAGKHNEANGEENRDGHNENHSWNNGAEGPTADPEIKAARRHDVMALIGTLFATRGTIMLTAGDEAGRSQRGNNNAYCQDNAITWLDWTAMDDEIVAHTEALSAMRSRFGVFDETTFLTGNGDVEWCRLDGHPMTVTDWEHPATDNLTMVLTTPDRTQKRATRLAVVINRSHAPHPLRLPDSVDGKWQDALAASSPADHVAPRSVAFFVEVF from the coding sequence ATGCCGACCAAAGGAAACCCACCCCTCGGTGCCACCATCACCTCCGAAGGCACCGTGTTTTCGGTCTGGTCGCACAATGCCGCCCGTATCGATCTCTGCCTTTTCGACAAATCAGGCGCCAAACAGCTGCGCCAGCTGCCGATGACGCGGAACGGCGACATTCACAGCTTGAAGGTTGCCGACGCGCCGAAAGGAACGCGCTACGGCTTCCGGGCCGATGGCGTCTATTCGCCCGATCACGGTCTCTGGTTCGATCCATCCAAGCTTCTCGTCGATCCCTATGCCATCGAACTCGACCGCCCGTTTGGCCATGATCCGCGCCTGACGATCTTTGGCGAAGACACCGCCGACCTCGTACCGAAAGCGATCGTCACCGAGGTGAAGGCTGCCAAGGTGAAGGCGCCGCTCTTTCGCTCCGGCGGCCTTGTCTACGAAATCGCCGTCAAGCCTTTCACCATCCTCCATCCCGACGTACCCAAAGCCAAGCGCGGCACGGTGGCCGCCCTCGCCGAGCCCGCCATCATCGAACATCTGAAGCGCCTCGGCGTCTCGGCCATCGAGCTGATGCCGATCGTCGCCTGGATCGACGAACGCCATCTGCCACCGCTCGGTCTGAAGAACGGCTGGGGTTATAATCCGATCGCCCCTATGGCACTCGATCCGCGCCTGGTGCCGGGCGGCATCAAGGAGCTGCGAAAGACCGTCGAGGCGCTGCGCAAGGCCGGCATCGGCGTCATCCTCGATCTCGTTTTCAACCACTCCGGTGAAAGCGATTGCTTCGGCACAACGCTGTCGATGCGCGGGCTCGACAACCTGACTTATTATCGTCACGCCACCGACCGCCCGGGCGAACTGATCAACGATACCGGCTGCGGCAACACGATCGCCTGCGACAATCCGGTTGTCGAGGCACTGATCCTCGACAGCCTGCGCCACTTCGTCAGCGCTGCCGGCGTCGACGGCTTCCGCTTCGATCTCGCCTCGATCCTCGGCCGCGACATGGGCGGCTTCCACCGCGATGCCCCACTCTTTCAGGCGATTGCGGCCGATCCGCTGCTTGCCGACCGGGTGCTGATCGCCGAGCCCTGGGATATCGGTCCCGGTGGCTACCAGCTCGGCAATTTCCCCGCGCCCTTCCTCGAGTGGAACGACCGCGCCCGCGACGACCTCCGCATCTACTGGCGCGGCGATCGCCATTCGATCGGCGCGCTGGCGACAGCGCTTGCCGGCTCCTCAGGCAGTTTCGCCCGCTGGGGTGAGAGCGGCACGCGCACGGTCAACTTCATCGCCGCCCATGACGGCTTCACGCTGGCCGATCTCGTCTCCTATGCCGGCAAGCACAACGAGGCGAACGGCGAGGAAAATCGCGACGGCCACAACGAGAACCATTCCTGGAACAATGGCGCCGAAGGGCCGACGGCGGATCCGGAAATCAAGGCGGCTCGCCGCCATGACGTGATGGCGCTCATCGGAACGCTCTTTGCCACCCGCGGCACGATCATGCTGACCGCCGGCGACGAAGCCGGGCGCAGCCAGCGGGGCAACAACAACGCCTACTGCCAGGACAACGCCATCACCTGGCTCGACTGGACGGCGATGGACGACGAGATCGTCGCCCATACTGAGGCCCTGTCAGCCATGCGCTCCCGCTTCGGCGTTTTCGACGAGACCACGTTCCTGACAGGAAACGGCGACGTCGAGTGGTGCCGTCTCGACGGTCACCCGATGACCGTGACCGACTGGGAGCATCCGGCAACGGACAATCTGACAATGGTGCTGACCACCCCCGACCGCACGCAGAAGCGGGCAACGCGGCTTGCCGTCGTCATCAATCGCAGCCATGCGCCGCATCCCCTCCGCCTGCCCGACAGCGTCGATGGAAAATGGCAGGATGCGCTCGCAGCGTCATCCCCCGCCGATCACGTGGCGCCGCGCTCGGTTGCCTTCTTCGTCGAGGTTTTCTAA
- a CDS encoding GNAT family N-acetyltransferase: protein MTVAVIVEPADGRFVSDFAGCDFSFEVTSEARPPFIGPDLGDVAPVESYIKTYGSDPDELVETAAGPDAALFTARLDGRLAGYIALSKAWNGYAEVDDIAVDKDARRAGVARALMDRAVSWARERGLPGIRLETQSNNVAACRFYERYGFELAGHDRHLYSALTPGTHEIALFWYLRFA from the coding sequence ATGACAGTAGCAGTCATCGTCGAGCCGGCCGACGGGCGTTTCGTCAGCGACTTTGCCGGCTGCGACTTTTCCTTCGAGGTCACGTCCGAGGCACGGCCGCCCTTCATCGGCCCCGATCTCGGCGACGTCGCTCCGGTCGAGAGCTACATCAAGACCTATGGATCCGACCCGGACGAGCTTGTGGAGACCGCGGCTGGGCCGGATGCCGCCCTCTTCACAGCGCGTCTCGACGGCCGGCTCGCCGGTTACATTGCACTCTCGAAGGCGTGGAACGGCTATGCCGAGGTGGACGATATCGCCGTCGACAAGGACGCGCGCCGCGCCGGCGTCGCGCGAGCTCTCATGGACAGGGCAGTGTCCTGGGCGCGGGAACGGGGCCTGCCGGGGATCAGGCTTGAGACCCAATCGAACAATGTCGCCGCCTGCCGCTTTTACGAGCGCTACGGCTTCGAGCTCGCCGGCCACGACCGACACCTCTATTCGGCATTGACGCCGGGAACGCACGAGATTGCGCTCTTCTGGTACTTGCGCTTCGCGTAA
- the glgC gene encoding glucose-1-phosphate adenylyltransferase → MVEKRTQPLARDAMAYVLAGGRGSRLKELTDRRAKPAVYFGGKARIIDFALSNALNSGIRRIGVATQYKAHSLIRHLQRGWNFFRPERNESFDILPASQRVSETQWYEGTADAVYQNIDIIEDHGVEYMVILAGDHIYKMDYELMLQQHVDSGADVTIGCLEVPRMEATGFGVMHVDEKDRIIAFVEKPADPPGIPGNPEMALASMGIYVFHTKFLMDLLRRDAADPKSSRDFGKDIIPYIVDNGKAVAHRFAESCVRSDFEREAYWRDVGTIDAYWQANIDLTHVTPELDIYDSTWPIWTFAEIKPPAKFVHDDENRRGSATSSLISGDCIISGAALNRSLLFTGVRVNSYSRLENAVVLPDVKIGRHATLRNVVIDSRVVIPEGLVVGDDPVLDAKRFRRSENGVCLITQTMIDKLGM, encoded by the coding sequence ATGGTGGAAAAGCGTACGCAACCTCTGGCACGTGATGCCATGGCCTATGTTCTCGCCGGCGGTCGCGGCAGTCGCCTGAAGGAACTGACCGACCGACGGGCGAAGCCGGCGGTCTATTTCGGCGGCAAGGCCCGTATCATCGACTTCGCGCTGTCGAACGCGCTCAACTCCGGTATCCGCCGCATCGGCGTCGCCACCCAGTACAAGGCGCATTCGCTGATCCGCCACCTGCAGCGTGGCTGGAACTTCTTCCGCCCGGAGCGAAACGAAAGCTTCGATATTCTCCCGGCCAGCCAGCGCGTTTCCGAAACGCAATGGTACGAAGGCACGGCCGACGCCGTTTACCAGAACATCGACATCATCGAGGATCATGGCGTCGAATACATGGTGATCCTTGCTGGCGACCATATTTACAAGATGGACTACGAATTGATGCTGCAGCAGCACGTCGATTCCGGCGCCGACGTCACCATCGGCTGCCTCGAGGTGCCGCGCATGGAAGCAACCGGCTTCGGCGTGATGCATGTCGACGAAAAGGACCGCATCATCGCCTTCGTCGAGAAGCCGGCCGATCCGCCGGGCATTCCCGGCAATCCGGAGATGGCGCTTGCCTCCATGGGCATCTATGTCTTCCACACGAAGTTCCTGATGGATCTTCTGCGCCGCGACGCCGCCGATCCGAAATCGAGCCGCGACTTCGGCAAGGACATCATCCCCTACATCGTCGATAACGGCAAAGCCGTCGCCCACCGTTTCGCAGAGTCCTGCGTGCGGTCGGACTTCGAGCGCGAGGCCTACTGGCGCGACGTCGGCACGATCGATGCCTATTGGCAGGCCAATATCGACCTGACCCACGTGACGCCGGAGCTCGACATCTACGACAGCACCTGGCCGATCTGGACCTTTGCCGAGATCAAGCCGCCGGCGAAATTCGTGCATGACGATGAAAACCGCCGCGGCTCGGCAACCTCGTCGCTGATCTCCGGCGACTGCATTATCTCAGGCGCCGCGCTCAACCGCAGCCTGTTGTTCACAGGTGTCCGCGTAAATTCATATTCCCGTCTGGAGAATGCCGTAGTTCTTCCCGATGTGAAGATCGGTCGCCACGCGACGCTGCGCAACGTGGTCATCGACAGCCGTGTCGTGATCCCCGAGGGCCTCGTCGTCGGTGACGATCCGGTGCTCGATGCCAAGCGTTTCCGGCGTTCGGAAAACGGCGTCTGCCTGATCACGCAAACGATGATCGACAAACTGGGAATGTAG
- the glgB gene encoding 1,4-alpha-glucan branching protein GlgB: MTPSAGKDPEPAASGLLSAPDIAAILKGTHDDPFAVLGVHPVGKTVLARCFIPDAETVTVETLSGKDLGAIERRDDAGFFEGPVALKKPQPVRYRARNQGGEWVVVDPYSFGPVLGPMDDYYIREGSHLRLFDKMGAHPIEHDGASGYHFAVWAPNAKRVSVVGQFNDWDGRRHVMRLRTDTGIWEIFIPGVDAGLVYKYEILDRNGTRLPLKADPFARRSELRPNTASMTTPEIAQTWDDEAHRKHWASADARRQPISIYEVHAGSWQRRDNGEMLSWDELADRLIPYCVDMGFTHIEFLPISEFPFDPSWGYQTTGLYAPTARFGEPEGFARFVNGCHKVGIGVILDWVPAHFPTDEHGLRWFDGTALYEHEDPRQGFHPDWNTAIYNFGRQEVLSFLVNNALYWAEKFHVDGLRVDAVASMLYLDYSRKHGEWVPNEYGGNENLEAVRFLQTLNTEIYGSHKGILTIAEESTSWPKVSHPVHAGGLGFGFKWNMGFMHDTLQYLSREPVHRKFHHNDLTFGLLYAFNENFVLPLSHDEVVHGKGSLIAKMAGDDWQKFANLRAYYAFMWGYPGKKLLFMGQEFAQWREWSEDRALDWNLLEYHLHEGMRRLVRDLNGTYRAKPALHARDCEGEGFEWLLADDRDNSVFAWLRKAPGEKLVAVITNFTPVYRESYAIPLPVKGRWKEILNSDAEIYGGSGKGNGGAVFAEKNSTGAIMANITLPPLATLMLEQE; encoded by the coding sequence ATGACGCCCTCGGCCGGCAAGGACCCGGAACCCGCAGCTTCAGGTCTGCTGTCAGCCCCGGATATCGCGGCCATCCTCAAGGGCACGCATGACGACCCCTTTGCGGTTCTTGGCGTGCACCCCGTCGGCAAGACCGTCCTTGCCCGCTGCTTCATCCCCGATGCCGAGACGGTGACGGTCGAAACGCTCTCGGGCAAGGACCTGGGGGCGATCGAACGGCGCGACGATGCCGGCTTCTTCGAAGGCCCGGTGGCGCTGAAGAAGCCACAGCCCGTCCGCTACCGCGCCCGCAATCAGGGCGGCGAATGGGTGGTCGTTGATCCCTACAGCTTCGGTCCGGTTCTCGGGCCGATGGACGATTATTACATTCGCGAAGGCTCGCATCTCAGGCTCTTCGACAAGATGGGGGCGCACCCGATCGAGCATGACGGTGCCAGCGGCTACCATTTCGCCGTCTGGGCACCCAATGCGAAGCGTGTTTCGGTCGTCGGCCAGTTCAACGACTGGGACGGCCGTCGCCACGTCATGCGGTTGCGCACCGACACCGGCATCTGGGAAATCTTCATTCCCGGCGTCGATGCGGGCCTTGTCTACAAGTACGAGATCCTCGACCGCAACGGCACGCGTCTGCCGCTCAAGGCCGATCCCTTTGCCCGGCGCTCCGAACTACGCCCGAACACGGCCTCGATGACCACGCCGGAAATCGCGCAGACCTGGGACGACGAGGCACACCGCAAGCATTGGGCCTCGGCCGACGCAAGACGGCAACCGATCTCGATCTACGAAGTGCACGCCGGTTCCTGGCAGCGCCGCGACAATGGCGAGATGCTCTCCTGGGACGAGCTTGCCGACCGGCTGATCCCCTACTGCGTCGACATGGGCTTTACTCATATCGAGTTTCTGCCGATCTCGGAGTTTCCTTTCGACCCCTCCTGGGGCTACCAGACAACCGGTCTTTATGCGCCGACCGCCCGTTTCGGCGAGCCCGAAGGTTTTGCCCGCTTCGTCAACGGCTGCCACAAGGTCGGCATCGGCGTCATCCTCGACTGGGTGCCGGCGCATTTCCCGACCGACGAGCACGGCCTGCGCTGGTTCGACGGCACCGCACTCTACGAACACGAGGATCCGCGCCAAGGCTTCCACCCCGACTGGAACACGGCGATTTACAATTTCGGCCGCCAGGAAGTGCTGTCGTTCCTCGTCAACAATGCGCTCTACTGGGCGGAAAAATTCCATGTCGACGGCCTGCGCGTCGATGCGGTCGCCTCGATGCTCTACCTCGACTACTCGCGCAAGCACGGCGAGTGGGTGCCGAACGAATATGGCGGCAACGAGAACCTCGAGGCCGTCCGTTTCCTGCAGACGCTGAACACGGAAATATACGGCTCTCACAAGGGTATCCTGACGATCGCCGAGGAATCGACCTCCTGGCCGAAGGTCTCCCATCCGGTCCATGCGGGGGGTCTCGGGTTCGGCTTCAAGTGGAACATGGGCTTCATGCACGACACGCTGCAATATCTGTCGCGCGAGCCGGTGCACCGCAAGTTCCACCACAACGACCTGACATTCGGCCTGCTTTATGCCTTCAACGAGAACTTCGTGCTGCCGCTGTCCCATGACGAGGTCGTGCACGGCAAGGGCTCGCTGATCGCCAAGATGGCCGGCGACGACTGGCAGAAGTTCGCCAATCTCCGGGCCTACTACGCCTTCATGTGGGGCTATCCCGGCAAGAAGCTCTTGTTCATGGGTCAGGAGTTCGCGCAATGGCGCGAATGGTCCGAGGATCGGGCGCTCGACTGGAACCTGCTCGAATACCATCTGCACGAGGGCATGCGACGGCTGGTGCGTGACTTGAACGGCACCTACCGCGCCAAGCCGGCGCTGCATGCGCGCGATTGCGAAGGCGAAGGTTTCGAATGGCTGCTGGCCGACGACCGCGACAACTCGGTCTTTGCCTGGCTGCGCAAGGCGCCCGGCGAAAAACTGGTCGCCGTCATCACCAATTTCACCCCCGTCTACCGGGAAAGCTACGCCATCCCGCTGCCGGTCAAGGGTCGCTGGAAGGAGATCCTCAACAGCGACGCGGAAATCTATGGAGGAAGCGGCAAGGGCAATGGCGGCGCGGTTTTTGCCGAGAAGAACAGCACGGGAGCGATCATGGCCAACATCACCCTGCCGCCGCTCGCGACACTGATGCTGGAACAGGAGTAA
- a CDS encoding alpha-D-glucose phosphate-specific phosphoglucomutase, whose product MIRTVTTTPYGDQKPGTSGLRKKVPVFQQKNYAENFIQSIFDSLEGFQGETLVIGGDGRFYNREVIQIAIKMAAANGFGRVLVGRGGILSTPAASNVIRKYKAFGGIVLSASHNPGGPTEDFGIKYNIGNGGPAPEKITDAIFARSKVIDSYKISDVADINLDAEGTQDIDGMTITVIDPVADYAELMESLFDFGAIRKMIEGGFRVVFDAMSAVTGPYAKEIIEKRLGAPKGSVMNFIPLPDFGGHHPDPNLVHARALYETMMAPDAPDFGAASDGDGDRNLVIGRGIFITPSDSLAMLAANAHLAPGYAKGLAGIARSMPTSGAADRVAEKLGIGIYETPTGWKFFGNLLDEGMATICGEESAGTGSNHVREKDGLWAVLLWLNILAVRKESALDIVKNHWATYGRNYYSRHDYEEVDSDAANGLIANLRDQLATLPGKSFGALKVATADDFAYNDPVDHSVSKNQGIRILFEGGSRVVFRLSGTGTSGATLRVYIERFEPDASRHDIETQTALADLIAVAEEIASIKTRTGRTEPSVIT is encoded by the coding sequence ATGATAAGAACGGTTACCACAACCCCCTACGGCGACCAGAAGCCTGGCACGTCAGGGCTGCGCAAGAAGGTCCCGGTCTTCCAGCAGAAGAACTATGCCGAGAACTTCATCCAGTCGATCTTCGATTCGCTCGAAGGCTTTCAGGGCGAAACGCTTGTCATCGGCGGCGACGGTCGCTTCTACAACCGCGAAGTCATCCAGATCGCCATCAAGATGGCGGCGGCCAACGGCTTCGGCCGCGTGCTCGTCGGCCGCGGCGGCATCCTGTCGACGCCGGCTGCCTCCAACGTCATCCGCAAGTACAAAGCCTTTGGCGGCATCGTGTTGTCGGCCAGCCACAATCCTGGCGGCCCGACCGAAGACTTCGGCATCAAGTACAACATCGGCAATGGCGGCCCGGCACCGGAGAAGATCACTGACGCGATCTTCGCGCGCAGCAAGGTGATCGACAGCTACAAGATCTCCGATGTCGCCGACATCAACCTTGATGCCGAAGGCACGCAGGACATCGACGGCATGACGATCACCGTCATCGATCCCGTCGCCGATTATGCCGAGTTGATGGAAAGCCTGTTCGACTTCGGCGCGATCCGCAAAATGATTGAAGGCGGCTTCCGCGTCGTCTTCGATGCGATGAGCGCCGTTACCGGTCCCTATGCCAAGGAGATCATCGAAAAGCGACTCGGCGCGCCTAAGGGCTCGGTGATGAACTTCATCCCGCTGCCCGATTTCGGCGGCCACCACCCGGACCCGAATCTGGTTCATGCCCGCGCACTCTATGAGACGATGATGGCGCCCGACGCACCGGATTTCGGCGCCGCTTCCGACGGCGACGGCGACCGCAACCTCGTCATCGGCCGCGGCATCTTCATCACACCGTCCGACAGTCTGGCCATGCTCGCCGCCAACGCGCATCTGGCACCCGGCTATGCCAAGGGTCTTGCAGGTATCGCCCGTTCGATGCCGACCAGTGGTGCTGCCGACCGTGTCGCCGAAAAGCTCGGCATCGGCATCTACGAGACGCCGACCGGCTGGAAGTTCTTCGGCAACCTGCTCGACGAGGGCATGGCGACGATCTGCGGCGAGGAAAGTGCGGGCACCGGCTCCAACCACGTGCGCGAGAAGGACGGGCTCTGGGCAGTCCTGCTGTGGCTCAACATTCTGGCGGTGCGCAAGGAAAGCGCGCTCGACATCGTCAAGAACCATTGGGCGACCTACGGCCGCAACTACTATTCGCGCCACGACTACGAAGAGGTCGATTCTGATGCGGCCAATGGCCTGATCGCCAACCTGCGCGACCAGCTTGCCACGCTGCCCGGCAAGTCCTTCGGCGCGCTCAAGGTCGCGACCGCGGACGACTTCGCCTACAACGATCCGGTCGACCATTCCGTCAGCAAGAACCAGGGCATCCGCATCCTGTTCGAAGGCGGCTCCCGCGTCGTCTTCCGCCTGTCGGGCACCGGCACATCGGGAGCAACGCTGCGCGTCTATATCGAGCGCTTCGAGCCGGACGCCTCGCGTCACGATATCGAGACGCAGACGGCGCTCGCCGATCTCATCGCCGTTGCCGAAGAGATCGCCAGCATCAAGACCCGCACCGGCCGCACCGAGCCGAGCGTCATTACCTGA
- a CDS encoding MaoC family dehydratase, with product MLHDISLSEIKVLVGKEVGVSDWITVTQETIDKFAEATSDYQYIHVDPVRAAAETPFGGTIAHGFLSLSLLSAMNYNCLPKIREQTMGINYGFEKVRFIAPVKSGAKVRGHFTMADARFRGASMLMITYDVSVEIEGERKPALTATWQTIIQFDPKDRPADA from the coding sequence ATGCTGCACGACATTTCACTTTCTGAGATCAAGGTGCTGGTCGGCAAGGAGGTCGGCGTTTCCGACTGGATCACGGTCACGCAGGAAACAATCGACAAATTCGCCGAGGCAACCAGCGACTATCAGTATATTCACGTCGACCCGGTGCGGGCCGCTGCCGAAACGCCCTTCGGCGGCACGATCGCGCATGGCTTCCTGTCGCTCTCGTTGCTCTCCGCGATGAACTACAATTGCCTGCCGAAAATCCGCGAACAGACCATGGGCATCAATTACGGCTTCGAGAAAGTGCGCTTCATCGCGCCGGTGAAGAGCGGCGCCAAGGTGCGCGGCCACTTCACCATGGCCGATGCCCGCTTCCGCGGCGCCAGCATGCTGATGATCACCTACGACGTCAGCGTCGAGATCGAAGGCGAGCGCAAGCCGGCGCTGACGGCAACCTGGCAGACGATCATCCAGTTCGATCCCAAGGATCGCCCCGCCGATGCCTGA